In a single window of the Mucilaginibacter defluvii genome:
- a CDS encoding hydrolase, producing MSSITPIRDPKNDHLITPENSALILIDYQPLQVNSVRSMDHEELVKNIVIVTKLAKGFNVPIILTTVNVQSGINKPTIKHLKEVLPDVQEIDRTTVNSWEDKEFQDAVKALNRKKLVICALWTEVCLSFPALDLLKEGYEIYTIVDAVGGTSRIAHEVALRRMEQAGVQLSSVTQYGCELQRDWNRLETKQLFFDNLMENGSFFVETLRW from the coding sequence ATGAGCAGCATCACACCTATCCGTGATCCGAAGAACGATCACCTGATCACACCTGAAAATTCAGCCCTTATCCTGATCGATTACCAGCCGCTTCAGGTCAATTCCGTTCGGTCGATGGACCATGAAGAACTGGTCAAGAACATTGTCATTGTAACCAAACTGGCAAAGGGATTCAACGTACCAATCATCCTGACCACGGTCAACGTGCAAAGCGGTATCAACAAACCGACCATCAAACATCTGAAAGAGGTACTGCCCGACGTGCAGGAGATTGATCGCACGACGGTCAATTCCTGGGAAGACAAAGAATTCCAGGACGCCGTAAAGGCGCTCAACAGAAAAAAACTGGTGATCTGCGCGCTGTGGACCGAGGTCTGCCTGAGTTTTCCGGCGCTCGACCTGCTGAAAGAAGGATACGAGATCTACACGATCGTCGATGCCGTCGGCGGTACCTCCCGGATCGCCCACGAGGTGGCCCTGCGCCGGATGGAACAGGCCGGCGTACAATTGTCTTCGGTGACCCAGTACGGCTGTGAACTGCAGCGCGACTGGAACCGGCTGGAGACCAAACAACTGTTCTTCGACAACCTGATGGAGAACGGCTCCTTTTTCGTGGAAACACTCCGCTGGTGA
- a CDS encoding M17 family peptidase N-terminal domain-containing protein has protein sequence MENKNKHSLQIGRSLMALALIFRTLTGMAQQTATAVGTSMTWGTVDGIRFTGLVQGPSSTTADLQVACVFEYTEGDIYTAPPALPASLNGLVHLDEALKGQLTEIRKTGRFDGRYLTTFYLDLPPGTIAGKKLLLIGLGDRARFDEAIMTGVGRVAAREALKLGVRNFALATDIKDAGISSKTALVQTNVAKGIVAEYRSQSSLRSRGLTKFQPLSEVFLLAGPAFFIDAGSGITAAIAELTQ, from the coding sequence ATGGAAAACAAGAACAAACATTCACTGCAGATCGGCCGAAGCCTGATGGCACTGGCACTGATCTTCCGGACCCTGACCGGTATGGCACAGCAAACGGCCACGGCCGTAGGGACGTCCATGACCTGGGGAACGGTCGATGGCATCAGGTTCACAGGTCTGGTTCAGGGGCCTTCATCCACGACAGCCGACCTTCAAGTCGCCTGCGTATTCGAGTACACCGAGGGTGATATCTACACCGCTCCGCCAGCCTTACCGGCCTCTTTGAATGGCCTGGTGCATCTGGACGAGGCGTTGAAAGGCCAGCTGACGGAGATCAGGAAGACAGGGAGGTTTGACGGACGTTACCTGACCACCTTTTACCTCGATCTGCCGCCGGGAACCATCGCTGGAAAAAAGCTGCTGCTGATCGGCCTGGGTGACCGCGCCAGGTTCGATGAAGCGATCATGACCGGCGTCGGCCGGGTGGCAGCCCGTGAAGCGCTGAAATTAGGCGTCAGGAATTTTGCGCTGGCCACCGACATCAAGGACGCCGGCATCAGCTCGAAGACCGCCCTGGTCCAGACCAATGTCGCGAAAGGAATCGTTGCGGAATACCGCTCACAATCTTCTTTAAGATCCCGCGGCCTGACTAAGTTTCAGCCACTTTCGGAGGTATTCCTGCTCGCCGGGCCGGCTTTCTTCATCGACGCGGGCAGCGGCATAACCGCCGCGATCGCGGAACTTACCCAATAA
- a CDS encoding alginate export family protein — MRREMQMIVCLLLTAKSVSAQSFKLMRFDENYLHLKDSARTAYSSFKYLPLSRSGSGYPYLSSGGEIRAEYDYVRNEDWGENGQGTDPYFTARFNVHADLQVNERLRMFAQLRSAQEDGRNNGPRPIDEDRLNIQNLFLELAPFRTGKNLIRLRLGRQEVDYGSGRLISVQEGPNARLYFDGAKIMYTAAGFTFDAFALAAARVNPGIFDNVTSKKPGLWGGYGTLDMSQAGNLDLYYIGFRQEELRYEEGTGNELRHTYGLRYWRKGQGFNYNLEAAWQSGRFGNRNIRAWTGSVDIAYQFAGIGGRPLAGLRHDYISGDGSPDDGKLQTFNPIYPRAGYFGFNPQLGPVNLIDFHPYFTWNAYSRLLLTLDMVFNWRYSLNDGVYRPNGRFSTGSRGSDRRYIGTVLLAGAEWQISRYLAFNSGVQYFKTGAFINDIIADHRDGFFMSYQVQFKF; from the coding sequence ATGAGAAGAGAGATGCAAATGATCGTTTGCCTGCTGCTGACAGCGAAAAGTGTCAGTGCACAGTCTTTCAAGCTGATGCGTTTCGATGAGAATTACCTGCACCTGAAAGACTCGGCCAGGACTGCATATTCTTCGTTCAAATACCTGCCCTTGTCCCGCAGCGGGTCCGGGTATCCGTATCTGTCTTCCGGCGGGGAGATCAGGGCAGAATATGACTATGTCCGGAACGAGGACTGGGGAGAGAACGGCCAAGGTACCGACCCTTACTTCACAGCGCGTTTCAACGTCCACGCTGATCTTCAGGTGAATGAACGTCTGAGGATGTTCGCGCAGCTGCGCAGCGCCCAGGAAGACGGACGCAACAACGGCCCCAGACCGATCGATGAGGACCGGCTCAATATACAGAACCTGTTCCTTGAGCTGGCGCCATTCCGGACCGGAAAGAACTTGATCAGGCTGCGCCTGGGAAGACAGGAGGTCGATTACGGAAGCGGCCGCCTGATCTCCGTTCAGGAAGGACCGAATGCGCGGCTGTACTTCGATGGCGCCAAGATCATGTATACCGCCGCAGGCTTTACATTCGACGCTTTCGCCCTTGCGGCCGCCCGAGTAAACCCAGGCATATTCGATAATGTCACGTCAAAAAAACCGGGGCTCTGGGGAGGCTACGGTACGCTCGACATGTCGCAGGCAGGCAACCTTGACCTCTATTACATCGGCTTCCGGCAGGAAGAACTGCGGTATGAGGAAGGCACTGGCAACGAGCTGCGGCACACCTACGGTCTCCGCTACTGGCGCAAAGGCCAGGGATTCAATTATAACCTCGAAGCGGCATGGCAATCGGGAAGATTCGGTAACAGAAATATCCGGGCGTGGACGGGCTCCGTCGATATCGCCTATCAGTTCGCCGGGATCGGTGGCCGCCCCCTTGCAGGGCTGCGTCATGACTATATCTCGGGGGATGGGTCGCCGGACGACGGCAAATTGCAGACCTTCAACCCGATCTATCCGCGGGCAGGTTATTTCGGTTTCAATCCCCAGCTGGGGCCGGTAAACCTGATCGATTTCCATCCGTACTTTACCTGGAATGCGTACAGCAGGCTGCTGCTGACGCTGGACATGGTCTTTAACTGGCGATACTCGCTGAACGACGGCGTTTACCGGCCTAATGGCAGGTTCAGCACAGGTTCCCGAGGCTCGGATAGGCGCTACATCGGAACGGTCCTGCTGGCTGGGGCTGAATGGCAGATCAGCAGGTACCTTGCTTTCAACTCCGGGGTACAATACTTCAAGACCGGTGCCTTCATCAATGATATCATCGCCGATCACAGGGACGGCTTTTTTATGAGTTATCAGGTACAATTCAAATTTTAA
- a CDS encoding amidohydrolase, with amino-acid sequence MKKHTLQWCFLLLLTAAAAYGQKADIIITNGRISTLDDRNTEVQAVAIAGNRIVLTGSNAQVLKRGSPKTRLIDAAGRRVIPGLFDSHTHFIRGGRFYNTELRWDGVTTLKRALQMLKDQSARTPKGQWVRVVGGWNEYQFAEKRLPTPEEINEATGDVPAFILYLYGKAWLNKAGLKALNITGDTPNPTDGLIERDSNGDPTGYLVAEPNAFVLYSTLAKLPELSRAEQLNSTLQFMTELNRLGVTALMDAGGGFQNFPDDYRITDELNKQGKITLRLSYFLFAQKKGTELQDYSKWTGMVTIDEHSNRSGGDPVGYRVEGGGENLVSDAADFENFLFKRPELPATMEKNLKEVVSLLVCKRWPFRIHATYNESITRFLNVIEQVERETPLVGLPWFFDHAETVSDENLDRIKALGGGIAVQHRLAYQGEVFIRRYGRSAAQAAPPVRKMLQRGIRVGLGTDATRVASYNPWVALYWLTTGKTVGGTQVMARENTLERTVALKLLTSGGYDLIGEKQKGKILKDNYADLVILEQDYFKVPEEDIRRITSALTIVDGKIVYGADSYREFAPVALPVMPEWSPVKFYGGYQKN; translated from the coding sequence ATGAAAAAACACACGCTGCAATGGTGCTTTTTGCTGTTGCTGACCGCGGCCGCAGCCTACGGTCAGAAAGCGGATATCATCATCACGAATGGCAGGATATCCACGCTGGATGACCGGAATACGGAAGTTCAGGCGGTGGCCATCGCCGGTAACAGGATCGTTCTGACCGGCAGCAATGCGCAGGTCCTCAAACGTGGGTCCCCGAAGACCAGGCTGATCGACGCTGCAGGCCGGCGGGTCATCCCCGGTCTGTTCGATAGCCATACGCATTTTATCAGGGGCGGACGATTTTACAATACCGAACTGCGCTGGGACGGCGTGACCACGCTGAAGCGCGCACTGCAAATGCTGAAAGATCAGTCCGCCAGAACGCCGAAAGGCCAATGGGTCAGGGTGGTCGGCGGCTGGAACGAATATCAGTTCGCGGAAAAAAGGCTGCCGACACCAGAAGAGATCAACGAGGCCACCGGTGATGTACCGGCTTTCATCCTGTATCTGTACGGGAAAGCCTGGCTGAACAAGGCCGGCTTAAAAGCGCTGAACATCACTGGCGACACCCCGAACCCTACTGACGGCCTGATCGAGCGGGACAGCAATGGAGACCCTACCGGTTACCTGGTCGCAGAACCCAATGCTTTTGTCCTGTACTCAACCCTGGCCAAACTGCCGGAACTGAGCCGGGCGGAGCAGCTTAATTCGACGCTTCAGTTTATGACGGAACTGAACCGGCTCGGCGTCACGGCGCTGATGGATGCGGGCGGCGGCTTTCAGAACTTTCCGGACGATTACCGTATTACCGACGAGCTGAATAAACAAGGAAAGATAACGCTCAGACTGTCATATTTCCTGTTCGCGCAGAAAAAAGGAACCGAACTTCAGGACTATTCTAAATGGACCGGTATGGTCACGATCGACGAGCACAGCAATCGGAGCGGCGGCGATCCGGTCGGCTACCGCGTCGAAGGCGGCGGCGAGAACCTGGTATCCGACGCAGCGGATTTTGAGAATTTCCTGTTCAAGCGTCCGGAGCTCCCGGCCACGATGGAAAAAAACCTGAAAGAGGTCGTGTCGCTGCTGGTGTGCAAACGCTGGCCTTTCCGGATCCATGCCACTTACAACGAAAGCATCACCCGCTTTTTGAACGTGATCGAGCAGGTGGAAAGGGAAACACCGCTCGTCGGCCTGCCCTGGTTCTTCGATCATGCCGAAACGGTCTCTGACGAAAATCTGGACCGGATCAAAGCGCTGGGCGGCGGTATCGCCGTGCAGCACCGCCTGGCCTACCAGGGTGAGGTCTTCATCCGGCGTTACGGGAGATCCGCCGCGCAGGCCGCGCCGCCGGTCAGGAAAATGCTGCAGCGCGGGATCCGGGTAGGTCTCGGCACGGATGCCACACGTGTTGCCAGCTATAATCCCTGGGTCGCCTTATACTGGCTGACCACAGGTAAGACCGTCGGCGGAACACAGGTAATGGCGCGTGAAAATACGCTTGAACGGACGGTGGCACTGAAACTGCTTACCTCGGGCGGTTATGACCTGATCGGTGAGAAACAGAAAGGAAAGATTTTAAAAGACAATTATGCCGACCTGGTGATACTGGAACAGGATTATTTCAAGGTGCCGGAAGAAGACATTAGGCGGATCACTTCTGCATTGACCATAGTTGACGGAAAGATCGTTTATGGCGCCGATAGCTACCGGGAATTCGCGCCCGTCGCTTTGCCGGTCATGCCAGAATGGTCGCCCGTGAAATTCTACGGCGGCTACCAGAAAAATTAA
- a CDS encoding isochorismatase family protein — MKKNILSLLMACCTIAATAQKPSPELLDPNNHTLVMIDHEGQMAFATKNITADELRNNVAIVAGASRIFKVPTVITTVAERSFAGPVFPEIKGFYPQESSGYIDRTTMNTWEDMNAHKAITGKNKKKIVFSGLWTSVCIVGPVLSAISEDYEVYVLTDACGDVTREAHDQAVTRMVQAGARPMTAIQYLLELQRDWSRKATYGPVNDLVKRYGGAYGLGLLYAHDMLKH, encoded by the coding sequence ATGAAAAAAAACATCCTCTCTCTCCTGATGGCCTGCTGTACCATTGCGGCGACGGCCCAGAAACCAAGTCCCGAACTGCTTGATCCGAACAACCACACGCTGGTGATGATCGACCATGAAGGGCAGATGGCATTTGCGACCAAAAACATCACCGCCGACGAATTACGGAACAACGTGGCTATTGTGGCCGGCGCATCCAGAATATTCAAGGTACCTACGGTGATCACGACCGTTGCGGAAAGATCTTTTGCCGGACCGGTCTTCCCCGAGATCAAAGGGTTCTACCCGCAGGAGAGCTCGGGTTACATCGACCGGACGACCATGAACACCTGGGAGGACATGAACGCACACAAAGCGATCACCGGAAAGAATAAAAAGAAGATCGTTTTCTCCGGCCTCTGGACGAGCGTATGCATCGTAGGACCGGTCTTATCCGCGATCAGCGAAGATTACGAGGTCTACGTGCTGACCGACGCCTGCGGAGACGTGACGCGGGAGGCTCATGACCAGGCCGTAACGCGTATGGTGCAGGCCGGTGCACGGCCGATGACCGCTATCCAGTATCTGCTGGAGCTGCAGCGCGACTGGTCGCGGAAAGCGACCTACGGACCGGTCAACGACCTCGTTAAACGTTACGGCGGTGCATACGGCCTCGGCCTCCTGTATGCGCACGACATGCTCAAGCACTGA
- a CDS encoding pirin family protein, translated as MKKKSSFSTKGQRADIGDMEIYRILANRYADAVGPFVFLDHIVPKIQTGIQQKGTGAHPHRGIATLSYILQGEDEHFDSAGNYAKVHSGGVQWMNAGNGIVHDETLNYDSQGDSKLIHAFQFWINLPPDVKAGNPAYMAIEGRDVPFKLLPDGKGWIKVIAGSFEKLKSVIPDYSVQFLYHVRLEPGARFSLEIADKLETAVYLPTLPGLINDERFAAGEFIEYDRNAGILEMVNEEAQACDYLVFGGETYAEPIVAEGPFVMNSELEIADAYRDFYNGDYGKIHYDEQRSAAGKV; from the coding sequence ATGAAAAAGAAAAGCAGTTTCTCCACAAAAGGTCAAAGGGCCGATATCGGCGACATGGAGATCTACCGAATTCTGGCCAACAGGTATGCAGATGCGGTCGGACCATTCGTGTTTCTCGATCACATCGTTCCGAAGATCCAGACCGGTATCCAGCAAAAAGGGACCGGCGCGCATCCGCACAGGGGAATCGCGACGCTAAGCTATATCCTCCAGGGTGAAGACGAGCATTTTGACAGTGCCGGGAATTATGCCAAGGTACATTCCGGCGGCGTACAATGGATGAATGCCGGCAATGGCATCGTCCATGACGAAACGCTTAATTACGATTCACAGGGCGACTCCAAACTGATCCATGCCTTCCAGTTCTGGATCAACCTGCCACCGGATGTCAAAGCCGGCAATCCTGCTTATATGGCCATTGAAGGCCGTGATGTTCCGTTCAAACTGCTGCCCGACGGAAAAGGATGGATCAAAGTGATCGCCGGCAGCTTTGAAAAGCTGAAATCGGTGATCCCTGATTATTCCGTACAGTTCCTTTACCATGTCCGCCTGGAGCCCGGGGCGCGGTTCTCCCTGGAGATCGCCGATAAGCTGGAAACAGCTGTTTACCTGCCAACGCTGCCCGGCTTGATCAACGATGAGCGTTTCGCCGCAGGCGAGTTCATCGAATACGACAGGAATGCGGGGATACTGGAAATGGTGAATGAGGAGGCGCAGGCCTGCGATTACCTGGTATTCGGCGGCGAAACTTATGCCGAACCCATAGTCGCCGAAGGGCCTTTTGTCATGAATTCCGAACTGGAGATCGCCGATGCTTACCGGGACTTTTACAACGGCGATTACGGCAAGATACATTACGACGAACAAAGATCGGCGGCCGGTAAGGTCTGA
- a CDS encoding LLM class flavin-dependent oxidoreductase: MEIGIDSFASAMYGSNELNSVDAMAQLLDRIVAADQAGLDIFGIGEHHKKEYLDSVPSVILAAAAARTSRIRLTSAVTVLSTSDPVRVFQSFATLDIISKGRAEIVVGRGSAVEAYPLFGYDLNSYDALFKEKLKLLLQIRDEEFVTWKGTFRPEMKDQPVYPRPVQEKLPVWVGVGGTPQSFVRAGMLGLPLMVAVIGGETERFRPLIDLYRKSGAEAGFSPDQLKIGLHSPGYVGEDDRSAIGEYYPGYAETWTKAGRERGWPPVTRSQFDSQVGPKGVLIVGGPDTVAEKLLRHSEALGGIDRFTFQMDIAGLSHEQLLSSIELIGTKVIPKVRNASR, from the coding sequence ATGGAAATAGGCATCGATAGCTTTGCATCGGCCATGTACGGAAGCAACGAGCTGAACAGTGTTGATGCCATGGCGCAGCTGCTGGACAGGATCGTGGCCGCCGACCAGGCGGGTCTTGATATCTTCGGCATCGGCGAACATCACAAAAAGGAATACCTGGACTCCGTGCCGTCGGTCATTCTGGCGGCTGCGGCAGCACGTACGAGCAGGATCAGGCTGACGAGCGCCGTGACCGTGCTCAGCACGTCAGACCCGGTGCGCGTCTTCCAGAGCTTCGCTACGCTGGATATCATTTCGAAGGGGCGGGCGGAGATCGTCGTCGGCCGGGGCAGCGCCGTCGAAGCTTATCCTTTATTCGGCTACGACCTGAACAGCTACGACGCATTATTCAAGGAAAAGTTGAAACTCCTGCTCCAGATCCGCGATGAAGAGTTCGTGACCTGGAAAGGGACCTTCCGCCCCGAAATGAAGGATCAGCCGGTCTACCCGCGGCCGGTCCAGGAAAAGCTGCCCGTCTGGGTCGGCGTCGGCGGAACACCCCAGTCATTCGTCCGTGCCGGAATGCTGGGTCTGCCCTTAATGGTCGCCGTGATCGGCGGCGAGACCGAGCGGTTCCGCCCGCTGATCGATCTCTACCGGAAGTCCGGTGCTGAGGCCGGCTTTAGCCCGGACCAGCTTAAAATAGGCCTGCACTCGCCGGGCTATGTCGGCGAGGACGACCGGTCTGCGATCGGGGAATATTACCCGGGATATGCAGAGACCTGGACCAAGGCCGGACGCGAGCGCGGGTGGCCGCCGGTTACCAGAAGCCAGTTCGACAGCCAGGTTGGTCCCAAAGGGGTGCTCATCGTCGGCGGCCCGGATACGGTAGCCGAAAAGCTGCTGAGGCACAGCGAGGCGCTGGGCGGCATAGACCGGTTCACCTTCCAGATGGACATTGCGGGCCTGAGCCATGAGCAGTTACTAAGCTCGATCGAGTTGATCGGCACGAAAGTGATACCGAAAGTCAGGAACGCCAGCCGGTGA
- a CDS encoding MoaF-related domain-containing protein: MKHELTGKLFLADLGAFRSELYFETDETLVFKIIEGGGPGEPGHTEKVKITVAEVRPQVFMVAWKEATGATVTHIEDHENGILYSNATLPDGSFYPMKGTISPLVRSSAAS, encoded by the coding sequence ATGAAGCATGAACTGACCGGTAAACTGTTCCTGGCCGACCTCGGCGCGTTCAGGTCCGAGCTATATTTCGAGACCGATGAAACATTGGTATTCAAGATCATCGAAGGCGGCGGTCCGGGTGAACCGGGACATACCGAAAAAGTGAAGATCACGGTCGCCGAGGTGCGTCCGCAGGTCTTCATGGTCGCGTGGAAAGAAGCGACCGGTGCAACGGTGACACATATCGAAGATCATGAGAACGGGATACTTTACAGCAATGCGACCCTGCCTGACGGAAGCTTTTATCCGATGAAAGGAACGATCAGTCCGTTGGTCAGGTCTTCCGCGGCATCCTGA
- a CDS encoding nuclear transport factor 2 family protein, translating to MTNKEIVVRAMKEFFTERDHSAIERYWQENYIQHNPLMANGHQGLRDLLEHIEPGFRWEPGIFVESNDLVLAHSQVQGWGPSPLIVVDIFRLENGRIAEHWDVVQSEVHSSKTVSGNPMTSFSYVIPAAHEA from the coding sequence ATGACAAACAAAGAGATCGTGGTCCGGGCAATGAAGGAATTCTTCACCGAGCGTGACCACAGCGCCATAGAACGATACTGGCAGGAGAATTACATCCAGCATAACCCCTTGATGGCGAACGGGCATCAGGGATTGCGGGACCTTCTTGAACACATCGAGCCGGGTTTCCGTTGGGAACCGGGCATTTTCGTAGAGTCTAACGACCTCGTTCTCGCGCACAGCCAGGTACAAGGCTGGGGACCTTCGCCGCTTATCGTGGTCGACATCTTCAGGCTGGAGAACGGCAGGATCGCCGAACACTGGGACGTTGTCCAGTCCGAGGTGCATTCCAGCAAAACGGTGAGCGGCAATCCCATGACCTCATTCAGTTATGTAATACCTGCTGCACATGAAGCATGA
- a CDS encoding nuclear transport factor 2 family protein produces MNNELSRIMENNLDRVWNERDPAARRKAIEELYTESATLNHVEDQVTGIDAIDQSVSATQKVLPANFIFTKLGPVIINNGIGRLVWGAGPSGQSPVATGMDIVQFREGRIGALYVFLDTGPK; encoded by the coding sequence ATGAATAATGAACTATCCCGGATCATGGAGAACAACCTTGACCGGGTCTGGAACGAACGCGACCCGGCCGCCAGGCGGAAGGCCATCGAAGAATTATATACGGAGTCGGCCACTTTGAACCACGTGGAAGACCAGGTGACGGGCATCGACGCGATCGATCAAAGCGTTTCCGCTACACAAAAGGTGCTGCCCGCGAATTTCATATTCACCAAACTGGGTCCGGTCATCATCAATAACGGGATCGGCCGGCTTGTCTGGGGTGCGGGCCCTTCCGGTCAGTCGCCTGTCGCCACGGGAATGGATATCGTGCAGTTCCGGGAAGGCAGGATCGGCGCACTTTACGTGTTCCTGGACACAGGACCGAAGTGA
- a CDS encoding hydrolase, producing the protein MSNNQKKGLDALLRPEDSILVLIDHQPFQFTNLNSHDPAVIINNVTGLSKAAKVFKVPTILTTVIEERGGLIIKQLQELFPDQKPINRTFINTWQDPAVTDIVAASGRKQLIIAGLWTEVCVAMPAIQAVAEGYDVFVVTDACGAVSKEAHDMAVRRMVQHGITPINWLAVASEWQRDWARTETAGQLASVLFENGGASGVALAWELQLLATPVPAEK; encoded by the coding sequence ATGTCAAACAACCAAAAAAAAGGCCTTGACGCCTTGTTACGCCCGGAAGACAGTATCCTTGTACTGATCGATCACCAGCCTTTTCAATTCACCAACCTGAACAGCCACGACCCGGCCGTCATCATCAACAATGTGACGGGCCTTTCCAAAGCGGCTAAGGTATTCAAAGTCCCAACCATCCTTACAACCGTAATCGAAGAACGCGGCGGCCTGATCATCAAGCAGCTGCAGGAACTCTTCCCGGACCAGAAGCCGATCAACCGCACCTTCATCAATACTTGGCAAGATCCCGCCGTTACCGATATCGTTGCTGCAAGCGGCCGTAAGCAGCTGATCATTGCAGGCTTATGGACGGAAGTATGCGTGGCGATGCCGGCGATCCAGGCGGTCGCAGAAGGCTATGATGTTTTCGTTGTTACGGACGCTTGCGGGGCAGTATCCAAGGAAGCCCATGATATGGCGGTGCGCCGCATGGTGCAACACGGTATCACGCCGATCAACTGGCTGGCCGTCGCTTCTGAATGGCAGCGTGACTGGGCACGGACAGAGACTGCAGGTCAGCTGGCCAGTGTACTGTTCGAGAACGGCGGTGCCAGCGGCGTAGCCTTAGCGTGGGAACTGCAGTTACTGGCCACACCGGTACCAGCTGAGAAGTAG
- a CDS encoding alpha/beta hydrolase: protein MKDTLYEQNPENRKEFIKVAPNVRLHVTDIGEGKPLVLIHGWPLSDAMYEYQYQYFVERGVRVIGITLRGFGRSGKPFGRYDYEVYAADIKAVLEKLDIRDAVLGGFSMGGAVSVQFVSRYPGEHISKLALFGAAAPIWTQRPDFPFNITREAAQELIDLSRADRPKLYEEFGKIFPASNTSVSAGMAAWLGTINWEASPYAVTQSLIALKDTDLRSQLSTINIPTVIFHGRFDKICSFQLAEQMHQAIKGSELVPFDHSGHALFIEEAEKFNQELEEFILS, encoded by the coding sequence ATGAAAGACACACTTTACGAACAAAACCCGGAAAACAGAAAGGAATTCATCAAAGTCGCACCGAATGTGCGTCTTCACGTCACCGATATCGGAGAGGGAAAACCGCTGGTTCTGATCCACGGCTGGCCTTTAAGCGATGCCATGTATGAGTACCAGTATCAGTATTTTGTTGAGCGCGGCGTCCGCGTGATAGGCATCACCCTGCGCGGTTTCGGCAGATCCGGCAAACCGTTCGGCCGGTATGATTACGAAGTGTATGCCGCTGACATCAAAGCCGTCCTGGAGAAACTTGATATCCGGGACGCCGTTCTCGGCGGCTTCTCCATGGGCGGCGCGGTATCTGTTCAATTCGTGAGCCGATATCCGGGAGAGCACATCAGTAAGCTGGCTCTTTTCGGCGCGGCGGCACCGATCTGGACACAACGGCCGGACTTCCCGTTCAACATCACCCGGGAAGCTGCCCAGGAACTGATCGACCTGAGTCGTGCGGACCGGCCGAAACTTTACGAGGAGTTCGGTAAGATATTTCCGGCCAGCAACACTTCCGTCTCAGCGGGTATGGCGGCCTGGCTCGGCACGATCAACTGGGAAGCGTCGCCTTATGCGGTCACGCAGTCGCTGATCGCCTTGAAGGATACGGACCTTCGGTCACAGCTCTCGACGATTAATATCCCGACCGTGATCTTTCACGGAAGGTTCGACAAGATCTGCAGCTTTCAGCTGGCAGAGCAGATGCACCAGGCGATCAAAGGATCCGAACTTGTGCCCTTTGACCACAGCGGACATGCGCTTTTCATCGAAGAAGCCGAAAAATTCAATCAGGAACTCGAAGAATTTATCCTCAGTTGA